One stretch of Bosea vaviloviae DNA includes these proteins:
- the ruvC gene encoding crossover junction endodeoxyribonuclease RuvC, with amino-acid sequence MASPIRILGLDPGLRKTGWGVVVSEGSKLSFIACGCVESDGTLSLGERLRQLHEGIGRVIATWTPDEVAVEETFVNRDPQSALKLGQARGIALVVPALAGLAVAEYAANLVKKTVVGVGHADKKQVQMMIRVLLPKAETKSADAADALAVAICHAQHRGMRTLVAQMRASA; translated from the coding sequence ATGGCATCTCCGATTCGCATTCTTGGTCTCGATCCCGGTCTTCGGAAGACCGGCTGGGGCGTCGTCGTCTCGGAAGGCAGCAAGCTCAGCTTCATCGCCTGCGGCTGCGTTGAGAGCGACGGCACGCTTTCACTGGGCGAAAGGCTGCGGCAATTGCATGAAGGCATCGGCCGTGTGATCGCGACCTGGACGCCCGATGAGGTCGCGGTCGAGGAGACCTTCGTCAACCGCGACCCGCAATCGGCGCTGAAGCTCGGCCAGGCGCGCGGCATCGCCCTCGTTGTGCCGGCGCTGGCGGGATTGGCGGTTGCGGAATATGCGGCGAACCTCGTCAAGAAGACGGTGGTTGGCGTCGGTCATGCCGACAAGAAGCAGGTCCAGATGATGATCCGCGTGTTGCTGCCCAAGGCGGAGACAAAGTCTGCCGATGCGGCCGATGCGCTGGCGGTCGCGATTTGTCATGCCCAGCATCGCGGCATGCGAACCCTGGTCGCGCAGATGCGGGCCTCCGCGTGA
- a CDS encoding YcxB family protein, translated as MPADMNRSVSFTLTADDYAAANKLHVLNFYRDLFRLAMIAAGVLLYALFIVSDYASGWSFGTYAAIVHFFAFWLLLMPFLSYFLFAPDIARKTFRKQKSLQQPLTWSWSEAGLKVTSDGGEWLTPWDHYLKRAENAEMLLFYQAPRLFQMVPKRVLTPEQLAELRECADRVAG; from the coding sequence ATGCCGGCTGACATGAACCGCTCGGTGAGCTTCACCCTGACGGCGGATGACTACGCGGCAGCGAACAAGCTGCATGTGCTGAATTTCTACCGGGACCTCTTCCGGCTCGCCATGATCGCCGCGGGGGTGCTGCTCTACGCGCTGTTCATCGTCTCCGACTATGCCAGCGGCTGGTCGTTCGGGACTTACGCCGCCATCGTTCACTTCTTCGCGTTCTGGCTGCTGCTGATGCCGTTCCTGAGCTATTTCCTGTTCGCGCCGGACATTGCGCGGAAGACTTTCCGAAAGCAGAAATCGCTCCAGCAGCCACTCACCTGGTCATGGTCGGAAGCGGGGCTGAAGGTGACGAGCGATGGCGGCGAGTGGCTGACGCCCTGGGATCACTATCTCAAGCGGGCGGAGAATGCCGAAATGTTGCTGTTCTATCAGGCGCCGCGCCTGTTCCAGATGGTGCCGAAACGCGTTCTGACGCCGGAGCAACTGGCCGAGCTGCGGGAGTGCGCCGATCGGGTGGCCGGATAG
- a CDS encoding sulfite exporter TauE/SafE family protein, producing the protein MNDLLNALLPGISASGLAILLAATALGGIVRGFTGFGFAMVFMPLASIVLGPVAALGLIWFIDLPYALPLAARSAKNAEWREVLPLLATATLALPAGIWLLIWLDRETMRWILAGLVLTAVALMASGWRYHGRPGIPLSLGVGVLSGLFNGMASIGGMPLAVFWLGAQRNDKHKTRANLQTFFGISTLISGTILWLNGILTSGAALMALPLCAVYGVGLWAGTHGFRLASDAAFRRIAYLVIFLSALVSLPVWDGLIGR; encoded by the coding sequence ATGAACGATCTCCTGAACGCGCTCCTTCCCGGCATTTCGGCTTCCGGGCTGGCGATCCTGCTGGCAGCGACAGCGCTCGGCGGAATCGTGCGCGGCTTCACCGGCTTCGGCTTCGCCATGGTCTTCATGCCGCTGGCGAGCATCGTGCTCGGGCCGGTCGCGGCGTTGGGGCTGATCTGGTTCATCGACCTGCCCTATGCGCTGCCGCTGGCGGCGCGCAGCGCCAAGAACGCCGAATGGCGCGAGGTGTTGCCGCTGCTTGCCACCGCGACACTGGCGCTGCCGGCCGGCATCTGGCTCCTGATCTGGCTCGATCGCGAGACCATGCGCTGGATCCTGGCCGGGCTCGTGCTCACCGCCGTCGCGCTGATGGCCTCGGGCTGGCGCTATCACGGCCGGCCGGGCATCCCGCTTTCGCTCGGCGTCGGTGTGCTGTCGGGGTTGTTCAACGGCATGGCGAGCATCGGCGGCATGCCGCTCGCAGTGTTCTGGTTGGGCGCGCAGCGCAATGACAAGCACAAGACACGCGCCAATCTGCAAACCTTCTTCGGCATATCGACACTGATCAGCGGCACGATCCTGTGGCTGAACGGCATCCTCACGAGCGGGGCCGCGCTGATGGCGCTGCCGCTCTGCGCCGTCTATGGCGTGGGTCTTTGGGCCGGCACGCATGGCTTCAGGCTGGCGTCGGACGCCGCCTTCCGTCGCATCGCCTATCTCGTCATTTTCCTGAGCGCGCTGGTCAGCTTGCCGGTATGGGACGGGCTGATCGGGCGCTGA
- a CDS encoding 5-formyltetrahydrofolate cyclo-ligase, translating to MTNALSDSAAHRKAALREAALARRDALEIDDRLEWDPVIAERVLALSALSGDGPVSAYWPMRSEADPRPILESLHAHGMPLCLPAIVSGAMLFRRWAPWEPIVPGGFGTLVPEPGQAEVKPRILLVPLAAFDRRGFRIGYGKGYFDRALTELGPVTSIGISYAVQEIEAVPDEPHDRRLDWVVTEREAIRCG from the coding sequence ATGACCAACGCACTCTCCGACAGCGCCGCCCACAGGAAAGCCGCCCTGCGCGAGGCCGCGCTGGCGCGCCGCGACGCGCTGGAGATCGACGACCGGCTGGAATGGGACCCAGTGATTGCCGAGCGGGTGCTGGCGCTGTCGGCCCTGTCGGGAGATGGCCCGGTCTCGGCCTATTGGCCGATGCGCTCGGAGGCTGATCCGCGACCGATCCTGGAGTCGCTGCACGCGCACGGCATGCCGCTCTGCCTGCCTGCCATCGTCTCGGGCGCGATGCTGTTCCGGCGCTGGGCGCCGTGGGAGCCGATTGTGCCGGGCGGATTCGGGACGCTTGTTCCCGAGCCTGGTCAAGCCGAGGTCAAGCCGAGGATTCTGCTGGTTCCGCTTGCCGCCTTCGATCGACGCGGCTTCCGCATCGGCTATGGCAAGGGTTATTTCGACCGGGCGCTGACCGAACTCGGTCCGGTCACGAGCATCGGCATCTCCTATGCCGTACAGGAGATCGAGGCGGTGCCAGACGAGCCGCATGATCGCAGGCTCGACTGGGTGGTGACCGAACGGGAAGCGATACGCTGCGGTTGA
- the ruvA gene encoding Holliday junction branch migration protein RuvA, which yields MIGKLKGLIDSYGEDFVILDVQGVGYVVQCSSRTLQRLPKPGEAAALSIETHVREDAIRLYGFLSDNERDWFRLMQMVQGVGAKVALAILSILEPGALATAIATNDKAAVARASGVGPKLAQRICAELKDKAPAFGHIDPGVAQLAGALEDRKLPQPVADAVSALSNLGYPQAQAVAAVAAASRAAGEGAGTAQLIKLGLKELAK from the coding sequence ATGATCGGTAAGCTCAAGGGCCTGATCGATTCTTATGGCGAGGATTTCGTCATCCTCGACGTGCAGGGCGTCGGCTATGTCGTGCAATGCTCGTCGCGGACCCTGCAGCGCCTGCCCAAGCCAGGTGAGGCGGCAGCGCTCTCGATCGAGACGCATGTGCGCGAGGATGCGATCCGGCTCTACGGTTTCCTGTCCGACAATGAGCGCGACTGGTTCCGGTTGATGCAGATGGTGCAGGGCGTCGGCGCCAAGGTCGCGCTCGCGATCCTATCGATCCTGGAGCCAGGCGCGCTGGCGACCGCGATCGCCACCAACGACAAGGCGGCTGTGGCACGCGCTTCCGGCGTCGGGCCCAAGCTCGCCCAGCGCATCTGCGCCGAGCTCAAGGACAAGGCCCCGGCCTTCGGCCATATCGATCCCGGTGTGGCGCAGCTCGCCGGCGCGCTGGAGGACAGGAAACTGCCGCAGCCGGTGGCGGATGCCGTCTCGGCGCTGTCCAACCTCGGCTACCCGCAGGCGCAGGCCGTGGCGGCCGTTGCGGCGGCGTCGCGGGCGGCGGGCGAGGGGGCCGGCACGGCGCAGCTCATCAAGCTCGGGCTGAAGGAATTGGCGAAATGA
- the ruvB gene encoding Holliday junction branch migration DNA helicase RuvB, translating to MTADRRDDDSESSLRPLSLADFTGQAAARANLQVFINAAKSRGDALDHVLFVGPPGLGKTTLAQIVARELGVNFRSTSGPVIAKAGDLAAQLTNLEERDVLFIDEIHRLSPAVEEILYPAMEDYQLDLIIGEGPAARSVKIDLPKFTLVGATTRAGLLTTPLRDRFGIPIRLQFYTVEELQGIVARGARVLGVPMSDDGANEIAKRSRGTPRIAGRLLRRVRDFAIVDGDAIVTRSVADKALHLLDVDAIGLDQMDRRYLTMVAINFGGGPVGIETIAASLSEPRDAIEEIIEPFLLQQGFIQRTPRGRLLTPHAFRHLGMPEPNREAAQFGLFGDGEEE from the coding sequence ATGACCGCCGACCGTCGCGACGACGACAGCGAGAGCTCGCTGCGGCCGCTCTCGCTCGCCGATTTCACCGGCCAGGCGGCGGCGCGGGCCAATCTCCAGGTCTTCATCAACGCCGCCAAATCGCGCGGCGATGCGCTCGACCACGTCCTCTTCGTCGGCCCGCCAGGGCTGGGCAAGACCACGCTGGCGCAGATCGTGGCGCGCGAGCTCGGCGTCAATTTTCGCTCGACCTCGGGGCCCGTCATCGCCAAGGCCGGCGATCTCGCGGCGCAGCTCACCAATCTCGAGGAGCGCGACGTGCTCTTCATCGACGAGATCCACCGGCTCAGCCCGGCGGTGGAGGAAATCCTCTATCCGGCGATGGAGGATTACCAGCTCGATCTGATCATCGGCGAGGGGCCGGCGGCGCGTTCGGTCAAGATCGACCTGCCGAAATTCACCCTGGTCGGCGCCACCACCCGGGCCGGCCTGCTGACGACGCCGTTGCGCGACCGCTTCGGTATCCCGATACGGCTCCAGTTCTACACGGTCGAGGAGCTGCAGGGCATCGTCGCGCGCGGCGCCCGCGTGCTTGGCGTGCCGATGTCAGACGACGGCGCCAACGAGATCGCCAAGCGCTCCCGTGGAACGCCGCGCATCGCCGGGCGCCTGCTCAGGCGTGTGCGCGACTTCGCCATCGTCGATGGCGACGCCATCGTCACGCGCTCGGTCGCCGACAAGGCGCTGCATCTGCTCGATGTCGATGCGATCGGCCTCGACCAGATGGACAGGCGCTACCTCACCATGGTCGCGATCAATTTTGGCGGCGGCCCGGTCGGGATCGAGACGATCGCCGCCTCGCTCTCGGAGCCGCGCGATGCGATCGAGGAGATCATCGAGCCCTTCCTGCTGCAGCAGGGCTTCATCCAGCGCACCCCGCGCGGCCGGCTTCTGACGCCGCATGCATTCCGCCATCTCGGCATGCCGGAGCCGAACCGCGAGGCGGCGCAGTTCGGGCTGTTTGGAGATGGGGAAGAGGAGTGA
- a CDS encoding globin-coupled sensor protein, translated as MTTLSSNPIAQQETRFRAFQIEPFDLKLLRQQSQFARTRLPMLLEELHPQFEPWPETARALRLPEVHALRLAHWIKLASGELDDGFMESAHRLAAAFHDHGVPAYAVVICHAIVSNRIGAELGLDRDALRAMNGFWRRKEFRRRIALRAALNKAAQLDLELLLETYAEVQRQSSERVSAEFAAFGITVREVVSAVNSGAGTVEAMAKTMNGVVQDTGTQAIVASQASDAASTNVHSVAGAAEELSISLDQVAIEVSRAATMAHDANAAALETDIIVKSLAHSAQTIGSIVEMIRTIAAQTNMLALNATIEAARAGEAGRGFAVVATEVKQLSARTAQATDEIAAQVPSMQLATHEAVAAIERIVSFVRQMDQTTATVASGIEEQRAATQEIARSVNLAAQSTEEVAQSVSGVSLMAQEAGSSVGDVLNLAGTLAAKAASLADAFDHLMQRNRAA; from the coding sequence ATGACGACTCTTTCCAGCAACCCGATCGCCCAACAGGAGACGCGTTTCCGCGCTTTCCAGATCGAGCCGTTCGACCTCAAACTGCTGCGCCAGCAGTCGCAATTCGCCAGGACGCGGCTGCCCATGCTGCTGGAGGAGCTGCATCCCCAGTTCGAGCCCTGGCCCGAAACCGCGCGGGCGCTGCGCCTGCCCGAGGTGCATGCCCTGCGCCTCGCCCACTGGATCAAGCTGGCCTCGGGCGAACTCGACGACGGCTTCATGGAATCGGCGCATCGTCTCGCCGCCGCCTTCCATGACCACGGCGTCCCTGCCTATGCGGTCGTCATCTGCCACGCCATCGTCTCGAACCGGATCGGAGCCGAACTGGGCCTCGACCGCGACGCGCTGCGGGCGATGAACGGCTTCTGGCGCCGCAAGGAATTCCGCCGCCGCATCGCGCTGCGCGCCGCGCTCAACAAGGCCGCCCAGCTCGACCTCGAACTGCTCCTGGAAACCTATGCCGAGGTGCAGCGCCAGAGCAGCGAGCGCGTCAGTGCCGAATTCGCCGCCTTCGGGATCACCGTGCGCGAGGTCGTCAGCGCGGTGAATTCCGGCGCCGGCACCGTCGAGGCCATGGCCAAAACCATGAACGGCGTGGTCCAGGACACCGGCACCCAGGCGATCGTCGCCTCGCAGGCCTCCGACGCCGCCTCGACCAATGTCCATAGCGTCGCGGGCGCGGCCGAGGAATTGTCGATCTCGCTCGATCAGGTCGCGATCGAGGTGTCGCGCGCCGCCACCATGGCCCATGACGCCAACGCCGCCGCGCTCGAGACCGACATCATCGTCAAGAGCCTGGCGCATTCGGCGCAGACCATCGGCTCCATCGTCGAGATGATCCGCACCATCGCCGCCCAAACCAACATGCTGGCGCTGAACGCCACGATCGAGGCCGCCCGCGCCGGTGAGGCCGGGCGCGGCTTCGCGGTCGTCGCAACCGAGGTGAAGCAGCTCTCCGCCCGCACCGCGCAGGCGACCGACGAGATCGCCGCCCAGGTGCCCTCGATGCAGCTGGCGACCCATGAAGCCGTCGCCGCGATCGAGCGCATCGTCTCCTTCGTCCGGCAGATGGACCAGACCACGGCCACAGTCGCCAGCGGCATCGAGGAACAGCGAGCCGCGACGCAGGAGATCGCCCGCAGCGTCAATCTCGCTGCCCAGAGCACCGAAGAGGTGGCGCAAAGCGTCAGCGGCGTCAGCCTGATGGCGCAAGAGGCCGGCAGCAGCGTCGGCGACGTGCTCAACCTCGCCGGCACATTGGCCGCCAAGGCCGCGTCGCTTGCCGACGCCTTCGATCACCTGATGCAGCGCAATCGCGCCGCCTGA
- a CDS encoding TIGR00282 family metallophosphoesterase, whose translation MRFLFLGDVVGRPGRVAVQERLPALRQRWSLDCVVINGENAAGGFGITEAICDELLAAGADAVTLGNHSWDQREALVFIERQDRLVRPANYPTGTPGRGATVIEAANGARVLVVNAMGRIFMDALDDPFAAVARELSACPLGEVADAVIVDFHAEATSEKQAMGYFLDGRASLVVGTHTHAPTADTRVLPGGTAFQSDAGMCGDYDSVLGMHKDEPVRRFLQKTPGARLEPASGEGTLSGVAVEIDDATGLAKAVWPVRLGPHLSEAVPVGWERA comes from the coding sequence ATGCGTTTTCTCTTCCTCGGCGATGTCGTCGGCCGCCCCGGGCGGGTCGCGGTGCAGGAGCGTCTGCCGGCCCTGCGCCAGCGCTGGAGCCTCGACTGCGTCGTGATCAACGGCGAGAACGCGGCGGGCGGCTTCGGCATCACCGAGGCGATCTGCGACGAACTGCTCGCGGCGGGTGCGGATGCGGTCACGCTGGGCAATCACTCCTGGGATCAGCGCGAGGCGCTCGTCTTCATCGAGCGCCAGGACCGGCTGGTGCGTCCCGCGAACTACCCGACGGGTACGCCGGGGCGCGGCGCGACCGTGATCGAAGCCGCCAATGGCGCGCGGGTGCTCGTCGTCAATGCGATGGGGCGCATCTTCATGGATGCTCTCGACGATCCCTTCGCCGCTGTGGCGCGGGAACTTTCGGCCTGCCCGCTGGGCGAGGTCGCGGATGCGGTGATCGTCGACTTCCATGCGGAGGCGACGAGCGAGAAGCAGGCGATGGGCTATTTCCTCGATGGCCGTGCGAGCCTCGTCGTCGGCACCCACACCCATGCGCCGACCGCCGATACGCGCGTGCTGCCTGGCGGCACCGCCTTCCAGTCCGATGCCGGCATGTGCGGCGACTATGATTCGGTGCTCGGCATGCACAAGGATGAGCCGGTCCGGCGTTTCCTGCAGAAGACGCCGGGCGCGCGGCTCGAACCCGCCAGCGGCGAGGGCACGCTGTCTGGAGTCGCCGTCGAAATCGACGATGCGACGGGGCTGGCGAAGGCGGTCTGGCCGGTCCGGCTGGGCCCGCATCTGAGCGAAGCGGTGCCTGTCGGCTGGGAGCGCGCCTGA
- a CDS encoding GNAT family N-acetyltransferase, whose protein sequence is MSAPSAGIIRDVADKSAFLALMMASWGSHSMMIGLHVYDCAELDLLGVFAPDGEAMAYASWTMRGDVALLCALHSVAQGQGAAIQLLDAVKTAAKARGAVKLRAMLTNDNLPGLVFYQKCGFHFSGLYVEAIDHYRSVVPTIIKTGYQDLPVRDALELEIEL, encoded by the coding sequence ATGAGCGCGCCCAGCGCCGGCATCATCCGCGACGTCGCGGACAAGAGCGCGTTCCTGGCGCTGATGATGGCGAGCTGGGGCTCGCACAGCATGATGATCGGCCTGCATGTCTATGACTGTGCCGAGCTCGATCTGCTCGGTGTCTTCGCGCCGGATGGCGAGGCGATGGCCTATGCGAGCTGGACCATGCGCGGCGATGTCGCGCTGCTCTGTGCGCTGCATTCCGTCGCTCAGGGGCAAGGCGCGGCCATTCAGCTTCTCGACGCGGTCAAGACTGCGGCCAAGGCCAGGGGCGCGGTCAAGCTGCGCGCCATGCTGACGAACGACAACCTGCCCGGCCTGGTTTTCTACCAGAAATGCGGCTTCCACTTCTCGGGGCTTTATGTCGAGGCGATCGACCACTATCGCTCGGTGGTCCCGACGATCATCAAGACGGGCTATCAGGACCTGCCCGTGCGCGACGCGCTCGAATTGGAGATTGAGTTGTGA
- a CDS encoding YebC/PmpR family DNA-binding transcriptional regulator, which translates to MAGHSQFKNIMHRKGKQDAVRAKLFSKLGREITVAAKMGMPDPNMNPRLRMAVLAARAENMPKDNIQRAINKAAGGEGDNYDEVRYEGYGPGGAAVIVEALTDNRNRTASAVRSYFTKSGGVMGESNSVSFMFNRVGEISYPLEAGDADKLMEAAIEAGADDVISDESGHTILCAFDALNEVSKALEAALGAPASVKPVWRPTTTAPLDEEKAASMMRLMEALDNDDDVQNVFANFEIADEVMAKLGAA; encoded by the coding sequence ATGGCCGGCCATTCCCAGTTCAAGAACATCATGCACCGCAAGGGCAAGCAGGACGCCGTGCGCGCCAAGCTGTTCTCGAAACTGGGCCGCGAAATCACGGTCGCCGCCAAGATGGGCATGCCCGATCCGAACATGAACCCGCGCCTGCGCATGGCCGTGCTGGCCGCGCGCGCCGAGAACATGCCCAAGGACAATATCCAGCGCGCCATCAACAAGGCGGCCGGCGGCGAGGGCGATAATTATGACGAAGTCCGCTACGAGGGCTACGGGCCGGGTGGCGCTGCCGTCATCGTCGAGGCGCTGACCGACAACCGCAACCGCACCGCATCCGCCGTTCGCTCCTATTTCACCAAGTCGGGTGGGGTGATGGGCGAGAGCAACTCCGTCTCGTTCATGTTCAACCGCGTCGGCGAGATCAGCTATCCGCTGGAAGCGGGCGATGCCGACAAGCTCATGGAAGCGGCGATCGAGGCCGGGGCCGACGATGTCATCAGCGACGAGAGCGGCCACACCATCCTATGCGCGTTTGACGCGCTGAACGAGGTCTCGAAGGCGCTGGAAGCGGCGCTAGGCGCGCCGGCATCAGTCAAGCCGGTCTGGCGGCCGACGACGACGGCTCCGCTCGACGAGGAAAAGGCCGCCTCGATGATGCGTTTGATGGAAGCACTCGACAATGACGATGACGTCCAGAACGTCTTCGCCAATTTCGAGATCGCCGACGAGGTGATGGCCAAGCTCGGCGCAGCCTGA